A window of Infirmifilum lucidum contains these coding sequences:
- the gap gene encoding type I glyceraldehyde-3-phosphate dehydrogenase — MTYRVGINGFGRIGRNFLKAALQNEKFLKTFEVVAVNDLADAKTLAHLFKYDSVFGRYKGRVEVRDNKLVIENYEIEVLSVKDPAQLPWSKLNVDIVLESTGLFTDRENSSKHLSAGAKKVVISAPAKNPDITIVMGVNHKMYDPGKHHIVSNASCTTNAFAPVVKVLHENFGVIEGMMTTVHAYTNDQRILDLVHRDLRRARAAAQNIIPTSTGAAQAIMDVYPELKGKLSAIAIRVPVPDGSLVDFVALLKRPVTKEEMDNAFKRAAEGELKGILQYVDEPIVSSDIIGNPHSSIYDALASDVLGKNGDMVKVFAWYDNEWGYSCRLVDLMVYMAEKGL, encoded by the coding sequence ATGACGTATCGCGTTGGAATAAATGGTTTTGGCAGGATAGGCAGGAATTTCCTCAAGGCTGCTCTCCAAAACGAGAAGTTCTTGAAGACATTTGAAGTCGTCGCCGTAAACGACTTAGCAGATGCGAAAACTCTGGCTCATTTGTTCAAGTACGATAGCGTATTCGGGAGGTATAAAGGCCGCGTCGAAGTAAGAGACAACAAACTGGTAATTGAGAACTACGAAATTGAAGTCCTGTCGGTAAAAGACCCAGCCCAGCTACCCTGGTCAAAACTCAACGTGGACATTGTGCTAGAGTCAACAGGCCTATTTACAGACAGAGAGAATTCGTCTAAGCACTTGTCAGCCGGTGCTAAGAAAGTTGTTATCTCGGCGCCAGCCAAGAACCCTGACATTACGATAGTCATGGGAGTAAACCACAAGATGTACGACCCGGGCAAGCACCACATAGTGTCTAACGCGTCCTGTACGACAAACGCCTTCGCGCCAGTTGTAAAGGTTCTACACGAGAATTTCGGGGTTATAGAGGGCATGATGACTACCGTACATGCGTACACGAACGACCAGAGAATCCTAGACCTTGTCCACAGGGATCTGAGGAGAGCCAGAGCAGCAGCACAAAACATTATTCCCACATCCACTGGAGCCGCCCAGGCAATAATGGACGTCTACCCCGAGCTCAAGGGTAAACTTAGTGCAATTGCGATCCGCGTTCCAGTGCCCGATGGGTCGCTCGTCGATTTTGTCGCCCTGCTCAAAAGGCCTGTCACCAAGGAGGAGATGGATAACGCCTTCAAGAGGGCCGCGGAGGGCGAGTTGAAAGGTATACTCCAGTACGTAGACGAGCCAATTGTGAGTAGCGACATCATTGGAAACCCGCACTCCTCGATATACGATGCTCTCGCAAGCGATGTTCTCGGCAAGAACGGCGACATGGTCAAAGTCTTCGCCTGGTACGATAACGAGTGGGGCTACTCCTGCAGGCTAGTCGACCTAATGGTCTACATGGCTGAAAAAGGCCTCTAA